The following proteins are encoded in a genomic region of Acidobacteriota bacterium:
- a CDS encoding CDGSH iron-sulfur domain-containing protein: MSDKKVYKFEGEKLDVSWDGRLCIHVGECTRAKGELFASGRDPWGQPDLGEPDYVAEVTRRCPTGALTYERKDGGAEENTPPENSVTLANNGPLYIEGDLKIDGAADDMPGVNTRAALCRCGDSKNKPFCDNTHEDAGFRDRGALGDSGDATLESTGGPLEIKRAPNGPLLVTGNFVLRNASGRVGWRGTKAALCRCGASKNKPFCDGAHKPAGFQAD, encoded by the coding sequence ATGTCGGATAAGAAAGTCTATAAGTTCGAGGGCGAGAAGCTGGACGTCTCCTGGGACGGACGCCTGTGTATCCACGTCGGTGAGTGCACACGGGCCAAGGGCGAGTTGTTCGCCAGCGGACGCGACCCCTGGGGGCAGCCCGATCTGGGCGAGCCCGACTACGTCGCGGAAGTCACGAGACGCTGCCCGACCGGGGCCTTGACCTACGAACGCAAGGACGGCGGCGCGGAGGAGAATACCCCTCCTGAGAACTCCGTGACCCTTGCCAACAACGGGCCGCTCTACATCGAGGGCGACCTGAAGATCGACGGAGCCGCTGACGACATGCCCGGCGTTAACACCCGCGCGGCGCTCTGTCGCTGCGGAGATTCGAAGAACAAGCCGTTCTGCGACAACACCCACGAGGACGCGGGCTTCCGTGATCGCGGCGCCCTGGGCGACAGCGGGGACGCCACGCTGGAATCCACAGGTGGGCCGCTGGAGATCAAACGGGCTCCGAATGGACCCCTACTGGTCACCGGCAACTTCGTCCTTCGCAACGCGAGCGGCCGGGTGGGTTGGCGCGGTACCAAGGCAGCCCTTTGCCGTTGTGGCGCGTCAAAGAACAAACCGTTCTGCGACGGCGCCCACAAACCCGCAGGCTTCCAGGCCGACTAG
- a CDS encoding cyclic nucleotide-binding domain-containing protein, which translates to MVTNTLGRVYAAGEAIVSQGEKGSCMYVIQSGSVDVIDESGGQELRLAQLKTGDFFGEMAIFEHEVRSATVRAHGEARVLTIDRRTLMQRIQSDPTLAFNLLKTLSHRIRLLDAELKHGKRRG; encoded by the coding sequence ATGGTCACCAACACGCTGGGTAGGGTCTACGCCGCCGGCGAGGCCATCGTGAGTCAGGGCGAGAAAGGCTCCTGCATGTACGTCATCCAGTCGGGCAGCGTCGACGTGATTGACGAGAGCGGAGGACAGGAACTGCGACTGGCCCAACTCAAGACCGGAGACTTCTTCGGTGAAATGGCTATCTTCGAGCACGAGGTTCGATCGGCGACGGTCCGGGCTCATGGCGAGGCGAGGGTCCTGACGATCGATCGCAGGACTTTGATGCAGCGTATCCAGAGCGATCCGACGCTGGCGTTCAACTTACTGAAGACCTTGTCCCACCGCATCCGCCTACTCGATGCCGAATTGAAACATGGCAAACGAAGAGGCTAA
- a CDS encoding FAD-dependent oxidoreductase, whose protein sequence is MPTTPTQQPKRAPCQAGCIAGADPRGWVTMIAQHERYGLTVEEAYTKAWQTVVDVNPFPAVLGRICPHPCEAGCSRSDKDGSVQINKLERFIGDWGIEQQLPLERLQSRSQPESIGVVGSGPAGLSFAYQMARRGYHVTVYEGAESPGGMLRHGVPAYRLPRTVLDAEIARILDLGVELQLGTRVGHDRSLEGIESTHDVVFLGIGAQRGLRLGVPGERGPGIWVATEYLRRANLGERIDLGHRVAVIGGGNTAIDSARVARRSGASVTLLYRRTRTEMPAGKEEVQEAIVEGVQIEELTGVLRFEREGDRLRALVAQAMRLGDPDESGRCSPHPIAGAIREVGTDAVIVAVSQTPDWEDLGACRPAGDFVEADDGLLAAGDVTGLGAAGSAIGRARLAAQNLHARLRGHRIRPESVADLPGVTTVKPEYYPANPPAETTSLPAALRLEEGEAEVHQGLTESQALNEVNRCMSCGQCFGCEHCWMFCAHDCFSPVGETRPRGYFELTIDQCHNCGKCVDVCPCGFLTFGPESADNAIEPPST, encoded by the coding sequence ATGCCGACAACTCCAACCCAGCAACCCAAACGAGCGCCCTGTCAGGCCGGATGCATCGCGGGCGCGGACCCCCGCGGGTGGGTCACCATGATCGCGCAGCATGAGCGGTATGGCCTGACCGTCGAGGAGGCCTACACGAAAGCCTGGCAGACCGTTGTCGACGTCAACCCGTTCCCCGCCGTGCTGGGTCGAATCTGCCCGCACCCCTGCGAGGCAGGATGTAGCCGCTCGGACAAGGACGGCTCTGTCCAGATCAACAAACTCGAGCGCTTCATCGGGGACTGGGGCATCGAACAACAGTTGCCACTGGAGCGGCTCCAATCGAGATCCCAACCGGAGTCGATCGGGGTCGTGGGTTCCGGTCCCGCCGGCCTATCCTTCGCCTACCAGATGGCGCGGCGCGGCTACCACGTAACCGTTTATGAAGGCGCGGAGTCTCCGGGCGGCATGTTACGCCACGGCGTGCCGGCGTACCGATTGCCCCGAACGGTGCTCGATGCGGAGATCGCGCGCATCCTCGATCTCGGTGTCGAGCTGCAACTGGGGACCCGCGTCGGACATGACCGCTCGCTCGAGGGCATCGAATCGACACACGACGTCGTTTTCCTCGGGATCGGTGCCCAACGCGGCCTGCGACTCGGCGTGCCCGGCGAACGCGGTCCCGGAATCTGGGTCGCCACCGAGTATCTACGACGCGCGAACCTTGGCGAGCGGATCGACCTTGGCCACCGGGTCGCCGTGATCGGCGGCGGTAACACGGCGATCGACTCGGCGCGGGTGGCGCGACGCTCCGGTGCTTCCGTCACGCTGCTCTATCGAAGAACCCGCACCGAGATGCCTGCCGGCAAAGAAGAGGTGCAGGAAGCGATCGTAGAGGGTGTGCAGATCGAGGAATTGACCGGCGTGTTGAGATTCGAGCGGGAAGGCGATCGATTGCGGGCACTCGTCGCTCAAGCAATGCGACTCGGAGATCCGGACGAGTCTGGTCGGTGCAGCCCGCACCCGATCGCCGGGGCGATCCGTGAGGTTGGGACGGACGCCGTGATCGTCGCGGTTTCCCAGACACCCGACTGGGAAGACCTCGGCGCATGCAGGCCCGCCGGCGACTTTGTAGAAGCCGACGACGGCCTGCTGGCAGCGGGTGACGTCACGGGCCTCGGCGCAGCCGGGTCCGCGATCGGCCGCGCCAGGCTCGCGGCCCAGAACCTCCATGCCAGATTGCGTGGACACCGGATCAGACCGGAATCCGTCGCGGACTTGCCCGGCGTCACGACCGTCAAACCGGAGTACTACCCGGCGAATCCGCCTGCTGAGACAACATCACTTCCGGCCGCGCTGCGACTCGAAGAAGGTGAGGCCGAAGTCCATCAGGGACTGACCGAGTCGCAGGCGTTGAACGAGGTCAACCGCTGTATGTCCTGCGGCCAGTGCTTTGGTTGCGAGCACTGCTGGATGTTCTGTGCGCACGACTGCTTCTCCCCGGTGGGTGAGACGCGCCCGCGGGGCTACTTTGAGCTGACGATCGACCAGTGCCACAACTGTGGAAAGTGTGTCGATGTCTGTCCGTGCGGGTTCTTGACGTTCGGTCCTGAGAGTGCGGACAACGCTATAGAGCCGCCGTCCACCTGA
- a CDS encoding FAD-binding oxidoreductase — translation MSDANLADDLGGKFQGRLISPDDPDYDEARKIWNGMIDKRPGLIAQCAGTADVVAAVNFARERDLAVAVRGGGHNVSGNAICDDGIAIDLRPMKNVSVDSARRFASAEGGVTWGEYDQATQRHGLASPGGAISSTGIAGLTLGGGFGWLSRSYGLACDNVLSAEVVTAAGEVLTANADENADLFWGIRGGGGNFGVVTRLDFQLQPIGELYSGLTLYPRSDGPAFMRMWATLTAAAPDELSSMAAFLSTPDGVPVVGAFWVYKGTAEEGERVLAPLRAFGSPVHDDIGLKPYTEVQQAFDPGFPAGNRNYWKSCYLSTIDDTCVDTLVDHANRAPSPLCVVGIEHMIGGAVSRVAEDENAFGSRDAEYNLLILGTNDDPGLDDAIRDWARSFWTAAQPFSTGGVYVNYMDNDESGRIGDAYRASHYARLVDLKKKYDPDNLFRLNQNIAPTG, via the coding sequence ATGAGCGACGCGAATCTGGCAGACGATCTCGGCGGAAAGTTTCAGGGCCGGCTCATCAGCCCCGACGATCCTGACTACGACGAAGCTCGCAAGATCTGGAACGGGATGATTGACAAGCGACCGGGGTTGATTGCGCAATGCGCGGGCACGGCCGACGTCGTGGCGGCGGTCAACTTTGCCCGCGAGAGGGATCTCGCCGTGGCGGTCCGTGGTGGAGGACACAACGTCTCCGGCAACGCGATCTGCGACGACGGTATCGCCATCGACCTGAGACCCATGAAGAATGTGAGCGTCGATTCGGCTCGCCGTTTCGCCAGCGCCGAAGGCGGCGTCACCTGGGGCGAGTACGATCAGGCAACCCAGCGACACGGACTCGCCTCCCCGGGTGGCGCCATCTCCTCCACCGGGATTGCCGGGCTGACGCTTGGCGGCGGCTTCGGCTGGCTTTCGCGATCGTACGGCCTGGCCTGCGACAACGTCCTCTCCGCAGAGGTCGTGACCGCCGCTGGCGAGGTTCTGACCGCCAACGCCGATGAGAATGCCGACCTCTTCTGGGGCATTCGTGGAGGCGGGGGTAACTTCGGTGTTGTGACTCGTCTTGATTTTCAATTGCAGCCGATCGGCGAACTGTACTCCGGGCTCACTCTTTACCCCCGCAGCGATGGGCCAGCGTTCATGCGTATGTGGGCCACACTGACCGCCGCTGCACCTGACGAACTGTCCTCGATGGCGGCGTTCCTCAGTACACCGGACGGCGTTCCCGTCGTCGGTGCGTTCTGGGTTTACAAAGGCACCGCGGAGGAAGGCGAGCGAGTTCTGGCGCCGCTACGTGCGTTTGGCTCACCCGTACATGATGACATCGGGCTCAAGCCGTACACCGAAGTTCAACAAGCCTTCGATCCGGGGTTCCCCGCTGGCAACCGCAACTACTGGAAATCCTGCTATCTATCGACGATCGACGATACGTGCGTGGACACACTCGTCGATCATGCGAATCGCGCACCGTCCCCGCTTTGTGTGGTGGGGATCGAGCACATGATCGGCGGAGCGGTTTCCCGCGTCGCTGAAGATGAAAACGCTTTCGGCAGTCGCGATGCCGAGTACAACCTGCTGATCCTCGGGACGAACGACGATCCAGGTCTGGACGACGCCATCCGGGACTGGGCCAGAAGTTTCTGGACGGCAGCCCAGCCGTTCTCGACCGGCGGTGTCTATGTCAATTACATGGACAACGATGAATCCGGGCGGATCGGTGACGCCTATCGTGCATCGCACTATGCGCGGCTGGTGGATCTGAAGAAGAAGTACGACCCGGACAACCTTTTCAGACTCAACCAGAACATCGCGCCCACGGGCTGA
- a CDS encoding peptidoglycan-binding protein, with protein sequence MSKSKYLVRALVPILGFAVLATGCATRSAKTDMTDLERSVEEKSSAITDLESSVSDLERRLAAESKQAEEARKAKAVAEQAAKDAEARAREAQGTGSTSGTVARTTAGDGELFPPNAKAGECYARVFVPPTYTTDTERVLKRQASERVEVIPATYEWGEESVLAKGESERAEIVPAVYENVEERVLVKQASSTMVPVAAEYKWEEEKVLVKEAHTVWKKGRGPVEKVDNATGEILCLVEVPAQYKTVRTKVLAKPATTRKVDIPAEYKTVKRRVMTKPPSIKTVTIPAEYTTIKVKKESSPPQERRIEIPAEYDTVTRTKQATDGYMEWREILCETNMTHGTIRKLQQALKSAGHNPGPIDGVYGSQTRAAVRSYQTSKKLPTGGLTMGTLKSLGMSI encoded by the coding sequence ATGAGTAAGAGCAAGTATTTAGTCCGAGCCTTAGTTCCCATACTAGGCTTTGCGGTTCTCGCCACTGGTTGTGCGACCCGTAGCGCAAAAACAGACATGACGGATCTCGAGCGTAGCGTCGAAGAGAAGAGCAGCGCGATCACGGATCTCGAAAGCTCTGTCAGTGATCTGGAGCGTCGGCTAGCCGCCGAGAGCAAACAAGCTGAGGAAGCTCGAAAAGCAAAAGCGGTCGCCGAGCAGGCTGCTAAAGACGCCGAAGCTCGAGCACGGGAAGCTCAAGGCACCGGATCCACGTCAGGCACTGTCGCTCGCACCACGGCGGGCGATGGCGAACTCTTTCCGCCGAACGCCAAGGCTGGCGAGTGTTATGCGCGGGTCTTTGTTCCGCCGACCTACACGACCGATACCGAACGTGTGCTCAAGCGCCAGGCGTCCGAGCGTGTCGAGGTAATTCCCGCGACGTACGAGTGGGGCGAAGAGAGCGTTCTGGCGAAAGGTGAGTCCGAGCGCGCAGAGATCGTTCCGGCCGTCTACGAGAACGTCGAAGAGCGTGTGCTCGTCAAACAAGCCAGCAGCACAATGGTACCGGTTGCGGCCGAGTACAAATGGGAAGAAGAGAAGGTTCTCGTCAAGGAGGCTCACACCGTTTGGAAAAAGGGACGTGGCCCTGTCGAGAAAGTCGACAACGCGACCGGTGAGATTCTCTGTCTTGTTGAGGTCCCTGCTCAGTACAAGACGGTTCGCACGAAGGTCCTCGCGAAACCAGCGACCACACGTAAGGTCGATATTCCCGCCGAATACAAGACCGTCAAGCGCCGGGTGATGACAAAGCCGCCGTCAATCAAGACGGTGACGATCCCGGCCGAGTACACGACGATCAAGGTGAAGAAGGAAAGTTCACCGCCTCAAGAACGACGTATTGAGATCCCCGCTGAGTACGATACGGTGACTCGAACCAAGCAAGCCACCGACGGTTACATGGAATGGCGCGAGATCCTTTGCGAAACGAACATGACGCACGGAACGATCCGCAAACTACAACAGGCGCTCAAGAGCGCCGGCCATAACCCGGGACCCATCGATGGTGTCTACGGGAGTCAGACGCGGGCGGCGGTGCGCTCGTACCAGACGTCCAAGAAATTGCCGACTGGTGGACTTACCATGGGTACGCTGAAGAGCCTCGGAATGAGCATCTAG
- a CDS encoding aspartate aminotransferase family protein — MSDQAKTESSRSAELYRRAVKILPGGVSRNTVLRKPHPAYADHGHGARVVDIEGVERIDFANNMASLIHGHADPDIIAAVTEQMHKGTAFTLATEIEIEFAEHLCSRSESLEQLRFVNSGTEAVMGMLKAARAFTGRSKIAKVEGAYHGLYDFAEVSQTSNPTNWGDFDSPTSVAVAHGTPASVLESVVVIPFNDPERAIARLNKNKDEIACVIVDPMPHRVGLVPADSEFVHVLRDWTQDNGALFVFDEVITFRTEVGGFQERYHVSPDLTALGKIIGGGFPVGAIAGRSDVMDVMNPLSPNKRFPHSGTFSANPVTMAAGLTAMRKFDRDAVARLNHLALRAVEGIREALRATGVQGCVTGSGSCFRLHFKSEPPKNRRAAYRTTEEDKFLAVMLDHLFDSGFLMINTGAAALSTAMGEEEIDALVAAMAIGFEKLKAL, encoded by the coding sequence ATGAGCGACCAGGCGAAGACCGAGAGTTCGCGCAGCGCGGAGCTCTACCGCCGCGCGGTCAAGATCCTGCCGGGCGGGGTCAGCCGCAACACCGTGCTTCGCAAGCCTCACCCGGCCTACGCCGACCACGGGCATGGAGCCCGGGTCGTCGATATCGAGGGGGTCGAGCGGATTGACTTTGCCAACAATATGGCATCGCTGATCCACGGGCACGCCGACCCCGACATCATTGCGGCCGTGACCGAACAGATGCACAAGGGGACGGCCTTTACGCTGGCGACCGAAATCGAGATCGAGTTCGCCGAGCATCTCTGCAGCCGTAGTGAGAGTCTCGAGCAGCTTCGCTTCGTCAACTCCGGCACCGAAGCGGTCATGGGCATGCTCAAGGCGGCGCGGGCCTTCACCGGGCGGTCGAAGATCGCCAAGGTCGAGGGGGCGTACCACGGCCTCTACGATTTCGCCGAGGTCAGCCAGACCTCGAACCCGACGAACTGGGGCGATTTCGACTCGCCAACCAGTGTGGCCGTGGCCCACGGCACACCGGCCAGCGTGTTGGAGAGCGTCGTCGTCATTCCGTTCAACGATCCCGAACGGGCCATCGCGCGTCTGAACAAGAACAAGGACGAGATCGCCTGCGTGATCGTCGATCCGATGCCGCATCGCGTAGGACTGGTCCCTGCCGACTCGGAATTCGTCCACGTTCTGCGGGATTGGACGCAAGACAACGGTGCATTGTTTGTTTTCGACGAGGTGATCACCTTTCGCACCGAGGTCGGTGGGTTCCAGGAGCGCTACCATGTCTCTCCCGACCTGACCGCACTGGGCAAGATCATCGGTGGCGGTTTTCCGGTGGGTGCCATCGCCGGTCGGTCCGACGTGATGGACGTGATGAACCCGCTGTCGCCGAACAAGCGCTTCCCGCACTCGGGGACGTTTTCGGCCAACCCCGTCACGATGGCGGCAGGGCTGACCGCGATGCGCAAATTCGACCGCGACGCAGTCGCGCGGCTGAACCATCTTGCGCTACGCGCCGTCGAGGGCATTCGCGAAGCACTTCGCGCAACCGGCGTCCAGGGCTGCGTCACCGGAAGCGGGTCGTGTTTCCGCCTGCACTTCAAGTCGGAGCCGCCGAAGAACCGCCGAGCGGCGTACCGGACGACGGAGGAAGACAAGTTCCTGGCGGTGATGCTCGATCACCTGTTCGACTCGGGATTTCTGATGATCAACACCGGTGCCGCGGCGCTGTCGACCGCGATGGGTGAGGAAGAGATCGACGCCCTGGTCGCTGCGATGGCGATCGGCTTCGAAAAACTCAAGGCTTTGTGA
- a CDS encoding 3-oxoacid CoA-transferase subunit B — MSDITRPSGLTRDQMAERAARDIPDGSYVNLGIGIPELVASHVPKGREFIYHTENGLLGMGPSPAPGEGEPELINAGKKRVTALPGAAYFHHADSFTMIRGGHLDLCVLGALQVSERGDLANWSTGAKDAIPAVGGAMDLVAGVKTIFVITQHVTRDGKPKLVAECTYPLTSRRVVDRIYTDLAVIDVTDDGFQLVELSPGVSYEDVAEYTGAPLRRIEDDPRGRS, encoded by the coding sequence ATGAGTGACATTACGCGTCCGAGTGGATTGACACGCGACCAGATGGCCGAGCGAGCTGCCCGGGACATCCCCGACGGCAGCTACGTGAATCTCGGGATCGGAATTCCCGAGCTTGTGGCCTCTCACGTTCCGAAAGGGCGGGAGTTCATCTATCACACCGAGAACGGGTTACTGGGTATGGGACCGTCTCCCGCTCCGGGTGAGGGCGAGCCGGAATTGATCAACGCGGGAAAGAAACGTGTCACGGCCCTGCCCGGTGCGGCGTACTTCCATCATGCGGACAGTTTCACCATGATCCGCGGTGGACACCTCGACCTCTGTGTCCTCGGCGCCCTGCAGGTGTCCGAGCGCGGCGATCTTGCTAACTGGTCGACCGGCGCGAAGGACGCTATCCCGGCCGTCGGCGGCGCGATGGATCTGGTCGCGGGGGTCAAGACGATCTTCGTCATCACCCAGCACGTTACCCGTGACGGCAAACCAAAACTGGTCGCGGAGTGTACGTACCCTCTGACCAGTCGTCGCGTCGTTGACCGAATTTATACGGACCTGGCGGTGATTGACGTGACGGACGACGGGTTTCAGTTGGTCGAGCTGTCCCCCGGTGTTTCTTACGAGGACGTGGCCGAGTACACGGGCGCGCCTCTGCGACGGATCGAAGACGACCCGCGCGGGAGGTCCTGA
- a CDS encoding 3-oxoacid CoA-transferase subunit A, with the protein MIDKTVDSPAAALVDIQDGATVMIGGFGEAGSPIELIHALIDQGARNLTVVNNNTGSGEVGLAALIKNGQVAKMICSYPRTTNSRVFPELYRSGRVKLELVPQGTLAERIRAGGAGIPAFYTATSVGTPLEEGKEKRNFDGTDYVMERGLVADFSLIKCRTADIHGNLVYNKTARNFAPLMATAGKVTIVQADKLVPLGEIDPECVVTAGIFVNRIVEVREPLQESELVAQGVSYP; encoded by the coding sequence ATGATCGACAAGACGGTCGACAGTCCCGCCGCCGCGCTGGTCGACATCCAGGACGGCGCCACCGTGATGATCGGGGGGTTCGGCGAGGCCGGTAGCCCGATCGAGTTGATCCACGCGTTGATTGACCAGGGCGCCAGGAACCTGACCGTCGTCAACAACAACACCGGCAGTGGCGAGGTCGGTCTGGCTGCGCTGATCAAGAACGGGCAGGTCGCCAAGATGATCTGCTCGTACCCCCGAACGACGAACTCCAGGGTCTTCCCGGAGCTCTATCGCAGTGGTCGTGTGAAGCTCGAACTCGTTCCGCAGGGGACGCTTGCCGAGCGCATCCGCGCCGGTGGTGCAGGGATCCCCGCTTTCTACACGGCCACCTCGGTCGGGACCCCCCTGGAAGAGGGGAAGGAGAAGCGCAACTTCGACGGAACGGACTACGTGATGGAGCGGGGCTTGGTCGCCGATTTTAGCCTGATCAAATGTCGCACCGCGGATATCCACGGGAACCTCGTCTACAACAAGACCGCACGAAACTTCGCTCCGCTGATGGCGACGGCGGGGAAGGTGACGATCGTGCAGGCGGACAAGCTCGTTCCCCTGGGCGAGATCGATCCCGAGTGCGTGGTCACCGCCGGAATTTTCGTCAACCGGATCGTCGAGGTGCGCGAACCGCTCCAGGAATCCGAGCTGGTAGCGCAGGGGGTCTCCTACCCATGA
- a CDS encoding MurR/RpiR family transcriptional regulator, protein MPSSPTSQLIAAVSDRLTRTERRIAQAVLDEPTLLAFGTVSDLAARVATSRPSIVRFATKLGFEGYTGLQNHVRRGLSDQLSRPIDRIRSEDGGTSRERTALLAGIDSVFEAVDHGHFKSFSKQIVGARRVWVVTGESSRAGGYALQSGLAMIRPGVHLVRGHNVARDLADAGSGDVAVLFDFFRYRRSTLTAAEALATIGTTLLAITDGPLSPLAALTEHWCALTVPAVGPFDSSVPAVAAAELLVAQVSRDLKKDARDRIDRTEALWDTTGTFCP, encoded by the coding sequence ATGCCATCTAGCCCGACAAGCCAGCTGATCGCGGCCGTCAGCGACCGCCTGACCCGGACCGAACGTCGCATCGCCCAGGCCGTCCTCGACGAGCCGACGCTGCTTGCGTTCGGGACGGTGTCGGACCTGGCGGCGCGTGTCGCGACCAGCCGCCCGTCGATCGTGCGATTCGCGACGAAGCTGGGTTTCGAGGGCTACACGGGCCTCCAGAACCACGTGCGCCGCGGGCTGTCCGACCAGCTTTCGCGACCGATCGACCGCATCCGGAGCGAGGATGGTGGGACGAGTCGGGAGCGGACCGCCCTCCTGGCAGGCATCGATTCGGTCTTTGAAGCCGTTGACCATGGACACTTCAAGTCGTTTTCCAAACAGATCGTCGGGGCAAGGCGCGTCTGGGTGGTGACGGGCGAGAGCTCCCGTGCCGGCGGTTATGCCCTGCAGAGTGGGTTGGCGATGATCCGCCCCGGCGTCCACCTGGTGCGCGGACACAACGTCGCTCGCGACCTGGCCGACGCCGGTTCCGGCGATGTCGCGGTGCTGTTCGACTTCTTCCGTTACCGTCGATCGACGCTCACCGCCGCGGAGGCGCTAGCCACAATTGGCACGACACTCCTTGCGATCACCGACGGGCCGCTCTCGCCGCTTGCCGCACTGACCGAACACTGGTGCGCACTGACGGTGCCAGCGGTCGGTCCCTTCGATAGTTCGGTGCCGGCCGTCGCCGCCGCCGAGCTTCTGGTCGCGCAGGTTTCGCGCGACCTTAAGAAGGACGCACGCGATCGAATCGATCGTACCGAAGCGCTGTGGGATACCACGGGGACGTTTTGCCCCTAG